The sequence AGTTCGTGACCGTCCCCTGGCGCTACGAGGGCGAACGCGTCGCCGTCGTGGAACCCGACGCCGACGCGCTGTGGGCGGCACTGAAGGCCGACCGGCCCCTCGACGCCGAGGCGAAGGACGCTGGGGCACCCAAGGCTTCCAAGTCCCCCGTCTCGGGTACGGGCATCGAGGTCGCCGTCTACAACGGCACCACCGTGACCGGACTCGCGGCCAGGGCCGCCGAGCTCCTGCGCGCACACGACTTCACCGTCACCGGCACGGCCACCGCGCAGGACCAGAGCCGCTCCGGAACGGTCGTCGCGTACGGCCCTGGCCTGCGTGAGGAGGCCCGTACGACCGCGGAGCTCTTCCCGGGCGCACGCATCACCGAGTCCACCGGCGCGGGAACGGGAATCCAGGTCACCGTCGGTCAGGACTACGCCGACGAGCCGTCGGCCGCACCGGACACCGCCTCCGCCACACCGGCGGCAGGTGTACCGGCCGGCATCGCCGAAGGAGCCCGCTCGGCCGACGACGACCCCTGCGAGAACCTCTCCTACGGCTGAGCACCGGCGACCGCTCCCCGGCCGCTGGGGGAGAGGGGTGCTTGCCCGTACGTGACCCGTGCGCAAGGCTTGCACACGAGTGAGGAACGGGGAACGCGTGAACGGGGAGGAAACAGAATGGCGCTGGACAGGGGACTCGACTGGCTCCTTGACGATCTCACCAGCCGGGTGGAGCACATACGGCACGCCCTGGTGCTGTCGAACGACGGCCTGGTGACCGGCGCGAGCGCCGGGCTGGCCCGTGAGGACGCCGAACACCTGGCGGCCGTCTCGTCGGGGCTGCACAGCCTGGCCCGCGGGTCGGGCCGGCACTTCCGTGCCGGAAAGGCGCGGCAGACCATGGTGGAGTTCGACGAGGCACTGCTCTTCGTGACGGCGGCGGGGGAGGGCAGCTGCCTGTGCGTGCTGAGTGAGGCGGAGTCGGACGTCGGCCAGGTGGCGTACGAGATGACGCTTCTGGTCAACCGGGTGGGACAGCATCTCGGTGTGGATTCGCGGCAGGACGGGAGCGGGGGAGTCAACCGGCTCTGACCAGACCGGGAGCGACCGCCGCCGCCGGGCCCGTGGAGTTATCCACAGGCCCGGCGGCGGTTGACTTTCCCCCACTACTCTGATCACAGAGAGTATTCGCACTTCGTGGGGGAGTTACGACATGGCGACGATGAAAGTACCTGCAGGAACGGCATTTGGGGTCGAATCGCGCGCGGAAGAGGTGACCGGGTCCGCCACTGTGCGTGACGATGTCGCGCCCGCCGTCGCCCCGAGCCGCGCCGCGACGGAACTCGGGCTCAAGCGGAGGGAGTTCGATCTGGCGGTGCACCTGGGGGCGGTCAGGGTGCGGAGCGGACCGGACGGGCGGCCCAGGGTCCACCGGGAGGAGATGGACCGCCTGCGGGCCCGGGACGGCTTCCCCGACGAGCTCCGCGCACTGGTGCGAACGGTGGGGACGGCCGAAGGTGCCCGGCTGCTGGGGATCAGCCCGGTCCGTTTCACCCGGCTGGCGCGTGCCGGATGCCTGACACCGGTTGCCTTCTACCTGAACCGCTACCGGGCGGTGGTGTGGGTCTACCTGGCGCGGGAGGTCGAGGCGCTGGCGGTCCGGTCGCCGGAGCTGCTGGTGGGCAACAGCCCGCCCTGGATGCGCGACCGGCTGGAGAGCGGGGGCGACTGGCGGCCGCGCAACTGGCGCTCGCGCCGCATCGAACGCCTGCTGGCGCTCACCGAGGACCCCTGGCTGCGTGTGGCGGTCGTGGCGCAGAGCCTGGACCCGGTCCAGTTGGCCGAGGTGGTGGACGACCCCTACGAACGGGCCCACTTCGCCAGGGTCGGGCGGGAGGCCGAGTCCGGCCGGAGGGGATCGGTCGCCGGGCGCGAGGCGATGGCCCGGCTGATGCACGCCGACGAGCCGGACGAGATCCTCTGGCGCCGGATCAGCCTGATCGCGGAGCTGGACGCCGCCCGCGAGCTCCGCCCGGCACCACGACCGGGCGAGACGCGGTGGCCTGAGCCGGTGGGCGCACCTGCCGTGCCGGCTGCCTCGGCACGGCTCTCCGGGCCCCCGGGAGCCCAGCCGCCGTCCGGGCCCGGAAAGACCTCCCCGGCCGAGGAGTCCCAAAGTCCCGTCGCGCCACCCGCGCCCGCCCACCGCACCTCTCCCGGGGCCTCGGCGGGCCTGCTGGCCCGGCTTCGGCTGGGTGCGGCCAGGGGGCTGGGGCTGCGCCGTCCACGGCACCGCGCGGCGGTCCGCAGGACGCGACCGCGGCGGGGCGGCCCGGATAAAGGTTGGTGATCCACGGGCCGGCCAGGCATTCTGTGCGCCATGTTGATCAGGGAAGCCACCCCCGAGGACTGGCCCGCCATCTGGCCGTTCTTCCACGAAATCGTCGCCGCCGGCGAGACCTTCACCTACCCCCTCGACCTCCAGGAGGACGACGCGGCCGACTGGTGGCTCCTGAAGCCGCCGAACCGGACCGTGGTCGCGGTCGCCGACGACGGGACCGTCCTCGGCACGGCGAAGATGAACAAGAACCACATGGGCAACGGATCCCACATCGCCAGCGCCAGCTACATGGTCGACCCCCAGCACTCCGGGCAGGGCGTCGGACGGGCCCTGTGCGAGTACACCATCGACTGGGCGCGCACGGCCGGGTACCGGGCCATGCAGTTCAACGCGGTGGTGGAGAGCAACATCGCGGCGGTCAAGCTGTACCGCTCGCTCGGCTTCGAGATCCTGGGCACCCTGCCCGAGGGCTTCAACCACCCGGTCAAGGGCTTCGTGGGCATCCACGTCATGCATCGCCGCCTCTGACGGCGCGGGGCGCTCACTTCGCGCCACCGTCCGGCGGCCGCCCCGCGCAGCCCGATGTCCGGCATGCCCCAAGCAGCGATGATGTGGGGGTTGTTGTGACACAGAATCGGTTGTGGGGTGGGTGCACACATCGGGGATGCGGGCAGTACTGTGCGCTGCACCGCCCATTCGGGCGCGAAACATCTGCGGAGGAAAAATCCATGACCATACCCAGGAGATCGTGGCGCGCTGCGGGAACTCTCGCCGCTGCCGCGGTGGTCGGCCTGTCCGGCGCGGTCCTCACCGCCGGTCCGGCCGCAGCTCACACCCCCACCTGGGACGTGACCTGTGACGAAGTGAG is a genomic window of Streptomyces sp. NBC_00708 containing:
- a CDS encoding roadblock/LC7 domain-containing protein — protein: MALDRGLDWLLDDLTSRVEHIRHALVLSNDGLVTGASAGLAREDAEHLAAVSSGLHSLARGSGRHFRAGKARQTMVEFDEALLFVTAAGEGSCLCVLSEAESDVGQVAYEMTLLVNRVGQHLGVDSRQDGSGGVNRL
- a CDS encoding DUF6397 family protein, with protein sequence MATMKVPAGTAFGVESRAEEVTGSATVRDDVAPAVAPSRAATELGLKRREFDLAVHLGAVRVRSGPDGRPRVHREEMDRLRARDGFPDELRALVRTVGTAEGARLLGISPVRFTRLARAGCLTPVAFYLNRYRAVVWVYLAREVEALAVRSPELLVGNSPPWMRDRLESGGDWRPRNWRSRRIERLLALTEDPWLRVAVVAQSLDPVQLAEVVDDPYERAHFARVGREAESGRRGSVAGREAMARLMHADEPDEILWRRISLIAELDAARELRPAPRPGETRWPEPVGAPAVPAASARLSGPPGAQPPSGPGKTSPAEESQSPVAPPAPAHRTSPGASAGLLARLRLGAARGLGLRRPRHRAAVRRTRPRRGGPDKGW
- a CDS encoding GNAT family N-acetyltransferase; translated protein: MLIREATPEDWPAIWPFFHEIVAAGETFTYPLDLQEDDAADWWLLKPPNRTVVAVADDGTVLGTAKMNKNHMGNGSHIASASYMVDPQHSGQGVGRALCEYTIDWARTAGYRAMQFNAVVESNIAAVKLYRSLGFEILGTLPEGFNHPVKGFVGIHVMHRRL